Genomic DNA from Leptospira venezuelensis:
CTAAGAAATAAATTCATTGGTTTGATCCGTGCGAACATTGATACCGGGAAAAGGAGTGTCTGGCAAGGCTTTTCTTTCAGAATGGATATATGCTCATTCTGAGATCCCAGTCTCCTAGAAGAAAAGAGATCTTACAATCCTTAGGATTAGATTTTCAAATCCTACCCTTGCCCGTAGACGAGACAAGTCTTCATGAAGAAACACCCGTTCGTTATTTAGAAAGAGTGACCTTGGCAAAACTTGGACCAGAGTCAAAGAATTCCGAAGATGTAATCTTAGCTTCGGATACAATCGTAGTTTTTCAAAATAAGATCCTACAAAAACCTGCGGACGAAGCAGAAGCATTTTCTATGATCTCAGAACTTTCTGGAAAGACGCATGAGGTCTACTCAGGACTAGGGATAATGACCAAGGATGAGAAAATTTTTAATTATGATGTTTCAGAAGTAGAATTCCATCCTTGGAATAAATCTGAAATTTTAGAATATATTAAAATTTGCAAACCGTATGACAAAGCTGGATCTTACGGCATCCAAGATCCAAATTCACCTGCAAAAAATTTTAAAGGATCTTACTCGAATATTTTAGGGTTTCCGATCCGGAAATTTTTCTTATACCATTCTCTTTGGAGTAGGTTTCTCTAAGTATTTATTTGAGAAGAAGGTGAATTAAACGTAAAGGTCTAGGAATCGACCCTTAGAAGCTGAGGACTCCTGAGCTGCTGAACTTCCTTCCGGGCCATATAGTTTTAAAGATTTTCCTAAATCTGAAAAATCCCTTTGGCGAATCGGTTCGATCGCAGGTACCCTTGATTGATTTAAGATCGGTTTGATATAAGTAAGATAATCCTCTTGGGCAGAAATTCTTTGGACGCCGTCGCTGATTCTCATAGGGATAACCTAACTAAAAGATCGGAAAAATCTGCGATCTACTTTAGAAAAAGAATCGGATCATCCGCTTGACTACCTATGAAAACCTTCCAGAATGATTTCCGTGGCCGATACCAAAGTCTCAAATTCGTATGAAAATCTGATCGATTTTCTACACAAGACCAAACCAAGCCTGGAATCTTTACCTCAGATACTATTTGTGGTCTCTCAGGATTCTTACGAATTTGGTGTTGTAAGTGATCTCTATAAGGCGGCTTATAAAAAAAGTGCAGATCCTTATGAGATAGTAGTATTTGTTGCGGAGCCAGGAGATCTGGAAAACTTTCAGAACGAAGCAGGAAACCTGGATATGTTCGCTGCGCAAAAATTATTTATCATCAAATCTGGAGTTACGTTTTTCAAACCTTGGTTGGGAAAGACTAAATCTAAAACTTCTCCCAAATCTTTTTCAGTTCCAGAAACTGTACGTATTCTTATTCATTACGATCATTGGGATCTTCCAAAAGAATTAGT
This window encodes:
- a CDS encoding nucleoside triphosphate pyrophosphatase; this translates as MLILRSQSPRRKEILQSLGLDFQILPLPVDETSLHEETPVRYLERVTLAKLGPESKNSEDVILASDTIVVFQNKILQKPADEAEAFSMISELSGKTHEVYSGLGIMTKDEKIFNYDVSEVEFHPWNKSEILEYIKICKPYDKAGSYGIQDPNSPAKNFKGSYSNILGFPIRKFFLYHSLWSRFL